A section of the Mesorhizobium loti genome encodes:
- a CDS encoding dihydrodipicolinate synthase family protein: MTRPQGTIAPILTPFADDGSIARDLFVSHASWVLDQGAHFLSPFGTTGEALSLSLGERMRALEWLIEAGISPDRLMPGTGVTALPETVELSRHAVGLGCAGVMVLPSFFYTAAGDNGQARYYGELIEQVANPAMKMILYHIPQNSGVPVSPALTARLSAAFPETVVAYKDSAGDWNNTAAVIAAAPKVAVFPSSEAQLTKGLASGAAGCISATVNLNAAAIRSLYDRTLAGEDVAEADAAIKAFRKIIQDAGLIPAMKAVLAVRSGDRRWLNLRAPHENATLEGGEKLLAALGSSADHIGRN; this comes from the coding sequence ATGACCCGCCCGCAAGGAACCATCGCACCGATCCTGACGCCATTCGCTGACGACGGCAGCATCGCACGCGACCTCTTTGTGTCCCATGCCAGCTGGGTGCTGGACCAGGGCGCGCATTTCCTGTCCCCCTTCGGCACCACCGGCGAGGCGCTGTCGCTCTCGCTGGGCGAGCGCATGCGGGCTCTGGAGTGGCTGATCGAAGCCGGCATTTCGCCTGACCGGCTGATGCCCGGCACCGGCGTCACCGCGCTGCCCGAAACCGTCGAACTGTCGAGGCACGCGGTCGGGCTCGGCTGCGCCGGAGTGATGGTGCTGCCGTCCTTCTTCTACACCGCCGCCGGCGATAACGGCCAGGCGCGCTACTACGGCGAACTGATCGAGCAGGTAGCGAATCCGGCAATGAAGATGATCCTCTACCATATCCCGCAGAACTCCGGCGTGCCGGTCAGCCCGGCCTTGACAGCCCGGCTGAGCGCGGCGTTTCCTGAAACGGTCGTCGCCTACAAGGATAGCGCCGGTGACTGGAACAACACGGCAGCGGTGATTGCCGCGGCACCTAAGGTTGCGGTGTTCCCGAGTTCCGAAGCGCAACTGACCAAGGGCCTGGCCAGCGGCGCGGCAGGCTGCATCTCGGCCACCGTCAACCTCAACGCCGCGGCCATCCGCTCCCTTTACGATCGCACGCTGGCCGGGGAGGACGTTGCCGAAGCGGATGCCGCGATCAAGGCATTCCGCAAGATCATCCAGGATGCCGGTCTGATCCCGGCGATGAAGGCCGTGCTGGCGGTGCGCTCCGGCGACAGGCGCTGGCTGAACCTGCGCGCTCCGCATGAGAATGCAACGCTCGAAGGCGGTGAGAAGCTGCTCGCTGCGCTCGGCTCGTCGGCAGATCACATTGGACGGAACTGA
- a CDS encoding D-2-hydroxyacid dehydrogenase has product MSAEPSVILHTDRPGAALAVLMETHPDLAVHACDSYAALPELIGRVAAEVVYSVRFDGTPRFPRRALVESVTVKWVSVGGSGTDHLGRWDPERLTVTNAAGVAAGMLAEYALGSMLSFSLDLRGFAGRQQARQWGGGPVEPIEGKTLLIIGLGKTGEAVAKRAHAMGMRTLGIRARPKPTPSLDEVHGVDALLPLLGRADFIVCCVPLLPTTRGLLGKAAFAAMKPSAVLVDISRGGVVDETALLEALDDKRIKGAALDVFATEPLPAEHPLWGYDNVAITPHCAAVYDGWDIKSVRMFTDNLARYRRGEPLENVVSPERGY; this is encoded by the coding sequence ATGTCGGCTGAACCATCCGTCATCCTGCACACAGACCGGCCGGGCGCGGCGCTGGCCGTGCTGATGGAGACGCATCCGGACCTCGCGGTGCATGCCTGCGACAGTTACGCCGCCCTGCCCGAACTGATCGGGCGCGTGGCGGCTGAAGTGGTTTATTCCGTCCGCTTCGACGGCACGCCGCGCTTCCCGCGCCGGGCCCTGGTCGAAAGCGTGACCGTGAAATGGGTCTCGGTCGGCGGCTCCGGCACCGATCATCTCGGACGTTGGGACCCGGAGCGGCTGACGGTGACGAACGCCGCGGGCGTCGCCGCCGGCATGCTTGCCGAATATGCGCTCGGCTCCATGCTGTCCTTCTCGCTCGACCTGCGCGGCTTTGCGGGCCGCCAGCAGGCACGACAGTGGGGTGGCGGCCCCGTCGAGCCGATCGAAGGCAAGACGCTGTTGATCATCGGCCTTGGCAAGACCGGCGAAGCCGTCGCCAAACGGGCGCATGCGATGGGTATGCGCACGCTGGGCATCCGTGCGCGCCCCAAGCCGACACCAAGCCTGGATGAGGTTCATGGCGTTGACGCGCTGCTGCCACTCCTCGGCCGTGCCGATTTCATTGTCTGCTGCGTGCCTTTGCTGCCGACCACGCGCGGTCTGCTCGGCAAAGCGGCCTTCGCCGCGATGAAGCCTTCAGCCGTGCTCGTCGATATTTCGCGCGGTGGCGTGGTCGATGAGACCGCGTTGCTCGAAGCCCTTGACGACAAGCGTATCAAGGGGGCGGCGCTCGACGTCTTTGCGACCGAGCCGCTACCCGCCGAGCATCCTCTCTGGGGTTACGACAACGTCGCCATCACGCCGCATTGCGCGGCGGTCTATGACGGCTGGGACATCAAGTCGGTGCGCATGTTCACCGACAATCTGGCGCGTTATCGCCGCGGCGAGCCGCTGGAGAATGTGGTCAGTCCGGAGCGCGGCTATTGA
- a CDS encoding trimethylamine methyltransferase family protein — protein sequence MSQDRRGGGRRSKLGRSGGGIPQLPWQSVKNPYPPMQLLDEERMQQLHDTSMRILSELGIRVMSERVMDLFASAGAIVDREEKTIRIDESLVREALRAVPSSFTLTSRNPEKQVHLGGNSLVFGLVAGPPNVHDRINGRRQGNLADYQNFIRLAHHFNAIHIIGNQVVAPMELPANARHLDTYHANLTLSDLSFHCTAIGRARAMDGINMMAIARGISVEEMRASPGVTTIISINSPRLFDDAMAEGLIAMAEHGQPVTVTPFTLMGAMTPVTLAAALCQQNAEALFGVVLTQLVNPGTPVMYGAFTSNVDMKSGAPAFGTPENAKANIIAGQLARRYNLPYRTSNANASNVVDLQAAYETEMATWGAVLGGANLIYHAAGWLEGGLTASYEKLVLDVEILQNMMEFLRPLPFQEDDLGFEAIKSVPAGGHFFGAEHTMSRYTTAFYQPMLSNWQNHGAWEEAGGKDALERATELWQQALHDYEEPVMDPATREELDAYVARRREEIAANPEG from the coding sequence ATGTCACAGGACAGGCGCGGCGGCGGCCGCAGATCGAAGCTCGGGCGCAGCGGTGGCGGCATCCCGCAGCTGCCGTGGCAGAGCGTCAAGAATCCCTATCCGCCCATGCAGCTTCTCGACGAAGAGCGGATGCAGCAACTGCACGACACCTCGATGCGTATCCTGTCCGAACTCGGCATCCGCGTCATGAGCGAGCGGGTGATGGACCTGTTTGCTTCCGCCGGCGCCATCGTCGATCGCGAAGAGAAGACCATCCGCATCGATGAGAGCCTCGTGCGCGAGGCGCTGCGGGCGGTGCCGTCATCCTTCACGCTGACCAGCCGAAATCCGGAAAAGCAGGTCCATCTCGGCGGCAACTCGCTGGTCTTCGGCCTGGTGGCCGGCCCGCCCAACGTGCATGACCGCATCAACGGCCGCCGTCAGGGCAATCTTGCCGACTATCAGAACTTCATCCGGCTGGCGCACCACTTCAACGCTATCCACATCATCGGCAACCAGGTGGTGGCGCCGATGGAGCTGCCGGCGAATGCGCGCCATCTCGACACCTACCATGCCAATCTGACGCTGAGCGATCTCTCCTTCCACTGCACCGCGATCGGCCGCGCCCGGGCCATGGACGGCATCAACATGATGGCGATCGCGCGCGGCATCTCCGTCGAGGAGATGCGCGCCTCGCCTGGCGTGACCACGATCATCTCCATCAACTCGCCGCGCCTGTTCGACGACGCAATGGCGGAGGGCCTGATCGCCATGGCGGAGCACGGCCAGCCGGTGACCGTCACGCCTTTCACGCTGATGGGCGCGATGACGCCGGTGACGCTGGCCGCCGCACTCTGCCAGCAGAATGCGGAAGCGCTATTCGGCGTGGTGCTGACGCAGCTCGTCAATCCCGGCACGCCGGTGATGTATGGCGCCTTCACCTCCAATGTCGACATGAAGTCCGGCGCGCCGGCCTTCGGCACGCCGGAGAATGCCAAGGCCAACATCATCGCCGGCCAGTTGGCGCGGCGCTACAACCTCCCCTATCGCACCTCAAATGCGAATGCCTCGAACGTGGTTGACCTGCAGGCCGCCTACGAGACGGAAATGGCGACGTGGGGCGCGGTGCTCGGCGGCGCCAACCTGATCTACCATGCGGCAGGCTGGCTGGAGGGCGGGCTGACAGCGTCCTATGAAAAGCTGGTGCTGGACGTCGAGATCCTGCAGAACATGATGGAGTTCCTGCGGCCGCTGCCGTTCCAGGAGGACGACCTGGGCTTCGAAGCGATCAAGTCGGTGCCGGCCGGCGGCCACTTCTTCGGCGCCGAGCACACCATGTCGCGCTACACCACCGCGTTCTACCAGCCGATGCTCTCCAACTGGCAGAACCATGGCGCCTGGGAGGAGGCCGGCGGCAAGGATGCGCTGGAGCGGGCAACGGAGCTCTGGCAGCAGGCGCTGCACGATTACGAAGAACCGGTGATGGACCCCGCGACCCGCGAGGAGCTCGACGCCTATGTCGCGCGCCGGCGCGAGGAGATCGCCGCCAATCCAGAAGGTTAG
- a CDS encoding N-acyl-D-amino-acid deacylase family protein: MPHDLVIRHATLIAGDGSKPFDADIAVTGDRIAAIGRLDDVTGIEEIDARGNVVAPGFIDVHTHDDGALLAPRGMDPKISQGVTTVIAGNCGVSLAPLLLDRTPPPPFTLVGGRENFRFDRFADYVAELKRRGIATNAALLVGHTTLRQRCMPVTDRPANAAETAAMQEAVAEAMAEGAFGLSTGLDYPPAVKSSTEEVKALAAMAAGLGGPYVTHTRNYFETMDEAIEEAIDIADHAGGKLFISHHQCTGHANFGKSRPSLERIDRARETMDIGMDVYPYAASSTVLRLERCDTGLKILVTWSDPHPEMARRELADIAQEWNCSEREAGERLLPAGAVYFQLDETDVRNIIAHPRTMIGSDGLPHDIHPHPRLWGTFPRVLGHYARDVGLFSLEEAVFRMTGLPAKEFGIAQRGLLVEGNFADLVVFDPDTVIDTATFEEPRRPAAGIEHVIVNGVSVWRGGRATGALPGTVLKPSASKVVRGACGCGADHSAS, translated from the coding sequence ATGCCCCATGATCTCGTCATCCGCCACGCGACGCTGATCGCCGGCGACGGCTCGAAACCTTTCGATGCCGACATCGCCGTCACCGGCGACAGGATCGCCGCCATCGGTCGGCTGGACGACGTGACTGGTATCGAGGAGATCGATGCCAGGGGCAACGTGGTCGCGCCCGGCTTCATCGACGTGCACACCCATGACGACGGTGCGCTCTTGGCGCCCCGCGGCATGGATCCGAAGATCAGCCAGGGCGTGACGACGGTGATCGCCGGCAATTGCGGCGTCAGCCTGGCGCCGCTGCTTCTCGACAGGACGCCACCGCCGCCCTTCACGCTGGTCGGCGGCCGCGAGAATTTCCGCTTCGATCGCTTCGCCGACTATGTCGCCGAGCTCAAGCGGCGCGGCATCGCCACGAACGCGGCCTTGTTGGTCGGCCACACCACTTTGCGCCAACGCTGCATGCCGGTGACCGACCGTCCGGCCAACGCAGCGGAAACGGCGGCGATGCAGGAGGCGGTCGCCGAGGCCATGGCCGAAGGCGCCTTCGGCCTCAGCACCGGGCTCGACTATCCGCCCGCCGTGAAGTCCTCGACCGAGGAGGTCAAGGCGCTCGCAGCCATGGCGGCCGGCCTCGGCGGCCCCTATGTCACCCACACACGCAACTATTTCGAGACGATGGACGAGGCGATCGAGGAAGCGATCGACATTGCCGATCATGCCGGCGGCAAGCTGTTCATCTCGCACCACCAGTGCACCGGCCACGCCAATTTCGGCAAGAGCCGTCCATCACTGGAAAGGATCGACCGGGCGCGCGAGACGATGGACATCGGCATGGATGTCTATCCCTATGCCGCAAGCTCTACCGTGCTTCGCCTGGAACGTTGCGACACGGGCCTGAAGATCCTCGTCACCTGGTCGGATCCGCATCCGGAGATGGCCAGGCGCGAGCTCGCCGACATCGCGCAGGAATGGAATTGCAGCGAACGCGAGGCGGGTGAGCGCCTGCTGCCGGCCGGCGCTGTCTATTTCCAGCTCGACGAGACGGATGTGCGCAACATCATCGCCCATCCGCGCACGATGATCGGCTCGGACGGCCTGCCGCACGATATCCACCCGCATCCGCGCCTGTGGGGCACTTTTCCGCGCGTGCTTGGCCACTATGCCAGGGATGTCGGCCTGTTCAGCCTGGAGGAAGCCGTGTTCCGGATGACCGGGCTGCCCGCGAAGGAATTCGGCATCGCGCAACGGGGGCTGCTGGTCGAAGGCAATTTCGCCGATCTTGTCGTCTTCGATCCCGACACGGTCATCGATACCGCAACGTTCGAGGAGCCGCGCCGGCCCGCCGCCGGCATCGAGCACGTCATCGTCAACGGCGTATCCGTATGGCGCGGCGGCCGGGCGACCGGGGCACTGCCTGGCACAGTGCTCAAGCCCTCGGCCTCAAAGGTCGTCAGGGGCGCATGCGGCTGCGGCGCCGATCACAGCGCCTCGTAA
- a CDS encoding cysteine hydrolase family protein translates to MNLAKTAIMPIDLQNEYRPGAAWPIVDYDGVLARTAAILEAARAAHVQAFHVQAWVGEDKRSNYARLNEGVSDEFRYAVAGSAGSDICEEVAPVPSEIVVRKTWPTAFKDTNLHKDLADRGIENLIVTGILTDSCVRATVFDAVYAGFRVWLVKDAMGSMTTMMHRTATLDMANRLYGGGVLTTSEAIKLLRGEPYQAWRCTRPVEFAYTLETVDRIYEAL, encoded by the coding sequence ATGAATCTTGCCAAGACCGCGATCATGCCCATCGATCTTCAAAACGAATACCGGCCCGGTGCAGCCTGGCCGATCGTCGACTACGACGGGGTACTTGCCCGGACCGCTGCGATTCTCGAAGCGGCACGGGCCGCTCATGTGCAGGCCTTCCATGTGCAGGCATGGGTTGGCGAGGACAAGAGGTCGAACTACGCCCGCCTCAATGAGGGTGTGTCGGACGAGTTCCGCTACGCGGTGGCCGGCAGCGCGGGCTCCGACATCTGCGAGGAGGTCGCGCCGGTGCCGAGCGAGATCGTGGTGCGCAAGACATGGCCAACGGCTTTCAAGGATACGAATCTCCACAAGGATCTCGCCGACCGCGGCATCGAGAACCTGATTGTCACCGGTATCCTGACCGACAGTTGCGTGCGCGCTACCGTCTTCGACGCCGTCTATGCGGGGTTTCGCGTCTGGCTGGTCAAGGACGCCATGGGCAGTATGACCACCATGATGCATCGCACCGCCACCCTCGACATGGCAAATCGTCTTTACGGCGGCGGTGTGCTGACGACGTCGGAGGCGATCAAGTTGCTGCGGGGCGAGCCCTATCAGGCATGGCGCTGCACGCGGCCGGTGGAGTTTGCCTACACGCTCGAAACGGTCGACCGGATTTACGAGGCGCTGTGA
- a CDS encoding Zn-dependent hydrolase, which translates to MSDAVLTAGGRLAGHLLDRLAHATTDAPGITRIAYGPGERFAHDLVRDEAEKLGATADVDAAGNLYLTLKGRDPDLPAIVVGSHLDSVPHGGNFDGAAGVVAGLAVMAELVGQGIQLPRDLVVLATRAEEAVWFPLSYPGSQAALGLLEPAALDAKRSDSGRTLADHMREEGFDPDAVRRGVPGIDAGRIAAFVEVHIEQGPRLVASGAPVGIVTGIAGGFRYVDAKCLGAYAHSGAEPRFARRDSVLGFADLVAGLEAEWDALEREGHEATITFGRVESDPSHHGGSRVLGELRFTLDVRSAEAAVLDRIEARLHALFAEVGTKRGVSFEAGPRFSWEPATMSPVLIAKLDRAATELRMRAPHVPSGAGHDAATFAGADIATAMIFVRNENGSHNPHEAMEIADLDQAIRLLFQFVISFDPNRREP; encoded by the coding sequence ATGAGCGATGCCGTCCTCACAGCTGGCGGCAGGCTGGCTGGGCATCTGCTGGATAGGCTTGCGCACGCCACCACCGATGCGCCGGGGATCACACGCATCGCCTACGGACCTGGCGAGCGCTTCGCCCATGATCTCGTGCGCGACGAAGCGGAAAAGCTCGGCGCCACGGCGGATGTCGATGCCGCCGGCAACCTCTATTTGACGTTGAAAGGCCGCGACCCCGATCTGCCGGCGATCGTCGTCGGTTCGCATCTCGACAGCGTACCGCATGGTGGCAATTTCGACGGCGCCGCGGGCGTCGTGGCCGGCCTGGCGGTGATGGCCGAACTGGTCGGGCAAGGCATCCAATTGCCGCGCGATCTGGTCGTGCTGGCGACCCGCGCCGAGGAAGCGGTGTGGTTTCCGTTGTCCTATCCCGGCAGCCAGGCCGCCCTTGGCCTGCTTGAGCCGGCGGCGCTGGACGCGAAGCGGTCGGACAGCGGACGCACGCTCGCGGATCACATGCGTGAGGAAGGCTTCGACCCCGATGCCGTGCGGCGTGGCGTGCCGGGCATCGATGCCGGCCGCATCGCGGCTTTCGTCGAAGTGCATATCGAGCAGGGGCCGCGCCTTGTCGCTTCCGGCGCGCCGGTCGGCATCGTCACCGGTATTGCGGGCGGCTTCCGTTACGTTGATGCGAAATGCCTTGGCGCCTACGCGCATTCCGGCGCCGAGCCGCGTTTTGCCCGCCGTGACAGCGTGCTCGGCTTTGCCGATCTGGTCGCCGGTCTTGAAGCGGAATGGGACGCGCTCGAGCGTGAAGGGCATGAGGCCACCATCACCTTCGGCCGGGTGGAATCCGATCCGAGCCATCACGGCGGCAGCCGCGTCCTGGGCGAACTTCGTTTCACGCTCGATGTGCGCAGCGCCGAGGCCGCTGTTCTGGACCGGATCGAGGCAAGGCTGCACGCGCTCTTCGCCGAAGTCGGCACGAAACGCGGCGTCAGCTTCGAGGCCGGACCGCGCTTCAGCTGGGAGCCGGCAACCATGTCGCCGGTTCTGATTGCGAAGCTCGACCGCGCCGCCACCGAACTGCGGATGCGGGCGCCGCATGTGCCGAGCGGGGCGGGGCATGACGCAGCCACCTTTGCCGGCGCCGACATTGCGACCGCCATGATCTTCGTTCGCAACGAGAACGGCAGCCACAACCCGCATGAAGCGATGGAAATCGCCGATCTCGATCAGGCGATTCGTCTGCTTTTCCAGTTCGTCATTTCCTTCGATCCCAACAGGAGAGAGCCATGA
- a CDS encoding NAD(P)/FAD-dependent oxidoreductase — MSAAEQTEIIIIGGGMAGAGAAFEISRSAKVVVIERESHCGYHTTGRSAASFTENYGNGIIRRIVLASRSFLTEPPAGFTDYPLLSKRGMITVARSDQLDLLREDMEAAQALVPSIVAMTPAEAIARVPVLRADYLAGAYIEPHSMDIDVNGLHQGFLRGARAHGARIVTNAGVNAIGRQGGQWRVETPAGTFLAPRIVNAAGAWGDEIAVMAGVRPIGLQPKRRTAFNIPAPAGVDISEWPLVNDVGAEFYFKPDAGQLFVSPADATPSAPMDAYAEDIDVAIGAERLERATTIEVQRVSRSWAGLRTFVADGSPVVGPDDEVPDFVWLVGQGGYGIKTSPALSRVCASLIAGKGFPDDVARQGVSIDDLTPHRLRGVASQARQVAS; from the coding sequence ATGAGTGCCGCCGAGCAAACCGAAATCATCATCATTGGCGGCGGCATGGCCGGCGCCGGCGCCGCCTTCGAGATTTCCCGCTCCGCCAAGGTGGTCGTGATCGAGCGGGAAAGCCATTGCGGCTACCACACGACCGGCCGCTCGGCGGCTAGCTTCACCGAAAACTACGGCAACGGCATCATCCGCCGGATCGTGCTGGCGAGCCGGTCCTTCCTGACCGAGCCGCCGGCTGGCTTCACCGATTATCCGCTGCTCAGCAAACGCGGCATGATCACGGTGGCGCGCAGCGATCAACTCGACCTCCTGCGTGAGGATATGGAGGCCGCGCAGGCGCTGGTGCCCTCGATCGTCGCCATGACGCCCGCCGAGGCGATTGCGCGCGTGCCGGTGCTGCGCGCGGATTATCTCGCAGGCGCCTATATCGAACCGCATTCGATGGACATCGATGTGAACGGCCTGCACCAGGGTTTCCTGCGTGGCGCCCGTGCGCACGGCGCCAGGATCGTCACCAATGCCGGCGTCAACGCCATTGGTCGGCAAGGCGGCCAGTGGCGGGTCGAAACCCCGGCGGGAACATTCCTCGCGCCACGGATCGTCAATGCCGCCGGTGCCTGGGGTGACGAGATCGCCGTCATGGCCGGCGTTCGCCCGATCGGCCTGCAGCCGAAGCGCCGCACCGCCTTCAACATCCCGGCGCCTGCCGGGGTCGACATATCGGAGTGGCCGCTGGTCAACGATGTCGGCGCCGAATTCTATTTCAAGCCGGATGCAGGGCAGTTGTTCGTCTCGCCGGCCGATGCGACACCCTCGGCGCCAATGGATGCCTATGCCGAGGATATCGATGTGGCGATTGGTGCTGAGCGTCTCGAACGGGCGACGACGATCGAAGTGCAGCGCGTGTCGCGCTCATGGGCGGGTTTGCGGACCTTCGTCGCCGACGGGTCACCGGTGGTCGGGCCGGATGACGAAGTGCCTGATTTCGTCTGGCTGGTTGGGCAGGGCGGCTACGGCATCAAGACCTCGCCGGCGCTGTCGCGCGTCTGCGCCAGCCTGATTGCGGGCAAGGGCTTTCCAGACGATGTCGCAAGGCAGGGCGTGTCGATAGACGATCTCACGCCACACCGGCTGCGCGGCGTCGCGTCCCAAGCCAGGCAGGTTGCATCATGA